The proteins below come from a single Pieris brassicae chromosome 1, ilPieBrab1.1, whole genome shotgun sequence genomic window:
- the LOC123706776 gene encoding cuticle protein 63-like, which translates to MRAFIFFALVALASAKPTPGFLSGYGGYEGLGGYGALSLGHESALTFAQPAISVAHAPVIQAAPIVHAPVAVAHAPASSYSSFQRVIHPSTHAVVQAAPVVHAAPVAIAQPVIHAAPALAPAVISHAPLATYASSYGHGWGHGW; encoded by the exons ATGCGTGCATTC attTTCTTTGCCCTCGTCGCGTTGGCTTCGGCCAAACCAACTCCAGGTTTCCTCTCAGGATATGGAGGCTATGAAGGATTAGGCGGATATGGAGCT CTGAGCCTCGGTCACGAGTCAGCCCTCACTTTTGCCCAACCAGCAATTTCGGTTGCGCACGCGCCCGTCATCCAGGCCGCACCAATCGTCCACGCTCCCGTTGCTGTTGCCCATGCACCAGCCAGTAGCTACTCCTCCTTCCAGAGG GTGATCCACCCATCAACTCACGCCGTTGTCCAGGCCGCTCCAGTAGTTCACGCTGCGCCAGTCGCTATTGCCCAGCCTGTGATCCATGCCGCCCCAGCTTTGGCCCCAGCGGTCATTTCCCATGCCCCATTGGCCACCTACGCGTCGTCCTACGGCCATGGTTGGGGTCATGGTTGGTGA